The following proteins are encoded in a genomic region of Leptospiraceae bacterium:
- a CDS encoding glycosyltransferase family 9 protein, giving the protein MHLLVIRFSSMGDVALTIPVISSLVSHYPEIHITFVTKKEYEPFFYNIPGVELIGVDFKDKHYRGLLGIYRLYRELRRLGPYDYGIDLHDSLRSKILRFFFRKELKFASIVKGRKEKREQTRRKNKILKPLPHTVERYLHVFERTGLNPKLISGPYITLDFQSKRLAKEFLITHNVHKKEILWIGIAPFAGHPPKTWPIHKTKELIRLIGKYFKTKIFLFGGGKKEIELLESIHKEHPDYTIVVAGKLLLEGEMALMEKLDVMIAMDSFNMHIASLIGIPVISIWGATHPFSGFAPFGQKPENIVQIPTEILPCRPCSIFGNKKCFRKDLACLNYIEPEDVLRKLCQVLNLKIPEEIKNKNTLLKNFEQI; this is encoded by the coding sequence ATGCATCTTTTAGTCATTCGATTTTCTTCTATGGGAGATGTAGCTCTTACCATACCTGTGATATCTTCTTTGGTATCCCATTATCCAGAGATTCACATAACCTTCGTCACAAAAAAAGAATATGAGCCTTTCTTTTATAACATACCTGGTGTAGAACTGATTGGTGTTGACTTTAAAGACAAACACTATCGAGGTCTTTTGGGGATTTATCGTCTTTATCGAGAACTAAGACGTTTAGGACCTTATGATTATGGGATTGATCTTCATGATAGTTTAAGAAGTAAAATTTTGAGATTCTTTTTTCGAAAAGAACTAAAATTTGCTTCTATTGTTAAAGGACGAAAGGAGAAAAGAGAACAGACACGAAGAAAAAATAAAATTCTCAAACCTTTACCTCACACAGTTGAAAGATATTTACATGTTTTTGAAAGGACAGGTTTGAATCCAAAGTTGATTTCGGGTCCTTATATTACATTGGATTTTCAGTCAAAGCGGCTTGCAAAAGAATTTTTAATCACGCATAATGTCCACAAAAAAGAAATACTCTGGATTGGGATCGCTCCATTTGCAGGGCATCCTCCTAAAACCTGGCCCATCCATAAAACCAAAGAACTCATCCGATTGATTGGTAAGTATTTTAAAACCAAAATTTTTCTTTTTGGAGGTGGAAAAAAAGAAATCGAGCTTTTAGAAAGTATCCATAAAGAACATCCTGATTATACTATTGTGGTTGCTGGTAAGCTTCTTTTAGAGGGAGAAATGGCATTGATGGAAAAATTAGATGTGATGATTGCGATGGATTCCTTTAACATGCACATTGCGAGTTTGATTGGTATTCCTGTTATTTCTATTTGGGGAGCTACTCATCCTTTTTCGGGCTTTGCTCCCTTTGGACAAAAACCAGAAAACATCGTTCAAATCCCTACAGAAATTCTGCCATGTCGTCCTTGCTCAATTTTTGGAAATAAAAAATGCTTTCGAAAAGATTTAGCTTGTTTAAATTACATTGAGCCTGAGGATGTTTTACGTAAACTTTGTCAGGTATTAAACCTCAAAATCCCCGAAGAAATAAAAAACAAAAACACACTCCTCAAAAACTTCGAGCAAATATAA
- a CDS encoding DUF4254 domain-containing protein gives MSYIKHPSELTSNRALEIFNQSIHDYHEIDSVYAEERNPYPEATIEWFIYHKNWIDTIQWHLEDEIRNPLIEDKEIAFLKRWIDRSNQARNDTVEKIDDWFYYHLKDIPKKPHAKLNSESPAWILDRLSILSLKIYHMQIETQRKDASQEHREKCHQKLLILLEQQKDLSQCYDEYIQDILKGEKYMKVYRQMKMYNDEELNPVLRRLKK, from the coding sequence ATGAGCTATATCAAACATCCATCAGAATTAACTTCCAACAGAGCATTGGAAATTTTCAATCAATCCATTCATGATTATCATGAAATTGATTCTGTTTATGCAGAAGAACGTAATCCTTATCCTGAAGCTACCATTGAATGGTTCATCTATCACAAAAACTGGATTGATACCATCCAATGGCATTTAGAAGACGAAATCCGAAATCCACTGATTGAAGACAAAGAAATTGCTTTCTTGAAGCGATGGATTGATCGTTCTAATCAAGCAAGGAATGATACCGTAGAAAAGATTGATGATTGGTTTTATTATCACTTGAAAGATATTCCCAAAAAACCTCATGCAAAACTAAATTCGGAATCTCCTGCTTGGATTTTGGATCGTCTTTCGATTTTGAGTTTAAAGATTTATCACATGCAGATAGAAACCCAAAGAAAAGATGCTTCCCAAGAACATAGAGAAAAATGCCATCAAAAGCTCTTAATACTCTTAGAACAACAAAAGGATTTATCCCAATGTTATGATGAGTATATCCAAGACATACTAAAGGGCGAAAAATACATGAAGGTTTATCGACAAATGAAAATGTATAATGACGAAGAATTAAACCCCGTCCTTAGAAGACTCAAAAAATAA
- the proC gene encoding pyrroline-5-carboxylate reductase, which produces MKIGFIGFGNIAKGITAGLITKKKDVRIYYYDIQEEVVKNFSFADQIQKTKTIEELESSAEVVIFSVKPKDMKNVVMECKNPQNQKHYISVAAGISLSTILSWNPKLTQIARVMPNIATIVQHSVSAIYSQNPETVEIAKTIFDQVGITLILNNEEMMHAFTALGGSGPAFVLSFLDGMIEAGIREGFSYETAYWISLHILMGTAKLLLEEYQQNQQFLHPADLKRKITSPAGTTIEGLVSLEKYAIKYALIEAVHQATLRSKELGK; this is translated from the coding sequence ATGAAAATTGGTTTCATTGGCTTTGGAAACATAGCAAAAGGCATAACCGCAGGGTTGATTACAAAAAAAAAAGATGTTCGAATTTATTATTATGATATTCAAGAAGAAGTTGTAAAAAATTTCTCGTTTGCTGATCAAATTCAAAAAACGAAAACGATTGAAGAATTGGAATCCTCAGCCGAAGTCGTCATTTTTTCTGTTAAACCCAAAGACATGAAAAATGTCGTGATGGAGTGTAAAAATCCGCAAAACCAAAAACATTATATTTCTGTTGCTGCTGGAATTTCTTTGTCAACAATACTTAGTTGGAATCCTAAGCTTACTCAGATTGCAAGAGTAATGCCCAACATAGCCACAATCGTTCAACATTCTGTCTCAGCTATATACTCACAAAATCCTGAAACTGTCGAAATAGCAAAGACCATCTTCGATCAAGTGGGAATAACTCTGATTCTAAATAACGAAGAAATGATGCATGCTTTTACTGCCCTTGGGGGTTCTGGACCTGCCTTTGTTCTTTCTTTTCTAGATGGGATGATTGAAGCTGGCATTCGAGAAGGTTTTTCCTATGAAACAGCCTATTGGATTAGTTTACATATCTTGATGGGCACAGCAAAATTACTTTTAGAAGAATACCAACAAAATCAACAGTTTCTTCATCCTGCGGATTTAAAAAGAAAGATCACTTCCCCTGCGGGAACAACCATAGAAGGTTTGGTTTCTTTAGAAAAATATGCCATAAAATACGCCCTCATAGAAGCCGTTCATCAAGCAACTTTAAGGAGTAAAGAATTAGGAAAGTAA
- a CDS encoding anthranilate synthase component I family protein yields MKLPDIQIPQKPEILPLEHDIDFLGLFEKIDSEFSYCFFLESLGDRTPHSRYSVIGFDPEAVIVGERHLLRWIKSNERIEIETKNPYDYLASWFPKNKISKTYSGGLVGYLGYDATVYFEPKLSLKPHPNFPLFMFGLYLDGLVHDTYTGETFYFFYKENRIKEILELIKKPAPHHSLKVRFLQQSVTQEKHREMVLLTKEEIYKGNTFQCQIGFQKNYEVQSNSLIPFYKQLRIINPSPHMFYLKFRDKYIVGASPELIFRLRNGEMETFPLAGTIHRGKTYEEDIQLARKLLNDPKEIAEHNMLVDLHRNDLGRVAKPGTVKVRHLMDIKKFSHVQHISSEVVGLIRNNLTMFDGLASVFPAGTLSGAPKIESMKIIERIEDSPRGPYGGAVGHFGFDGNCTFAIPIRTFFVSGELGFTRASSGIVYDSVPEKEYEEIQRKLSALDKSLEVFTS; encoded by the coding sequence ATGAAATTACCCGACATTCAAATCCCACAGAAACCAGAAATCCTTCCATTGGAACATGATATCGATTTTTTGGGTCTGTTTGAAAAGATTGACTCAGAATTTTCGTATTGTTTTTTTTTAGAGTCCCTTGGTGATAGAACCCCTCATTCACGTTATTCAGTGATTGGCTTCGATCCAGAAGCTGTCATTGTGGGAGAAAGACATCTTCTTCGTTGGATCAAGTCAAATGAAAGGATAGAAATAGAAACAAAAAATCCATACGACTATTTAGCAAGTTGGTTTCCTAAAAATAAGATTTCAAAAACCTACTCAGGAGGATTGGTAGGTTATCTTGGTTATGATGCAACTGTTTATTTTGAGCCAAAGCTGTCATTAAAACCTCACCCTAATTTTCCCCTCTTTATGTTTGGTTTGTATCTTGATGGTTTAGTTCATGATACCTATACAGGAGAAACCTTTTATTTTTTTTACAAAGAAAATCGCATCAAAGAGATTCTTGAATTAATAAAAAAACCAGCACCTCATCATTCACTGAAGGTCCGATTTCTGCAACAAAGTGTCACCCAGGAGAAGCACAGAGAAATGGTTCTTTTAACGAAAGAAGAAATCTACAAAGGAAATACCTTTCAATGTCAAATTGGATTCCAAAAAAACTATGAAGTTCAATCAAATAGTTTAATCCCTTTTTATAAACAATTAAGAATCATCAATCCTTCACCTCACATGTTTTATTTGAAGTTTCGAGATAAATATATTGTCGGAGCAAGCCCAGAACTCATTTTTCGATTGCGAAATGGAGAAATGGAAACCTTTCCTTTGGCTGGCACCATCCATCGAGGAAAGACCTACGAAGAAGACATCCAATTAGCACGTAAACTTTTGAATGATCCCAAAGAAATTGCCGAGCATAATATGTTAGTAGATTTACATCGAAATGACTTAGGACGTGTAGCAAAACCGGGCACCGTAAAAGTTCGTCATTTAATGGATATAAAAAAATTTAGTCATGTTCAGCACATATCCAGTGAAGTCGTAGGATTAATAAGAAATAACCTTACAATGTTTGATGGTTTAGCAAGTGTTTTCCCTGCAGGGACTTTATCAGGAGCTCCAAAAATTGAGTCTATGAAAATCATAGAACGGATTGAAGATTCACCTAGGGGACCTTATGGTGGTGCTGTTGGACATTTTGGATTTGATGGGAATTGTACTTTTGCTATCCCTATACGAACGTTTTTTGTTTCTGGGGAATTAGGATTTACCCGTGCCTCCAGTGGGATTGTATATGACTCTGTGCCCGAAAAAGAATATGAAGAAATCCAAAGAAAATTGAGTGCATTAGATAAAAGTCTTGAGGTTTTTACGTCATGA
- a CDS encoding aminodeoxychorismate/anthranilate synthase component II, whose amino-acid sequence MKVLIIDNYDSFTYNLYQYVAELLEDSQSIVDVYRNDEITISKILQKNYDKIIISPGPGHPADPEYFGVCADVIAHLSKDIPTLGVCLGMQGIATVFGGRVVPAKVPMHGKTSKIWHDGKGVFLNLPQNLTTMRYHSLVVEKESLPDCLEITSLSLDTDEIMGLRHKEYPLEGVQFHPESFATEGGMQMLANFLFER is encoded by the coding sequence ATGAAAGTGTTAATTATCGATAATTATGATTCTTTCACTTATAACCTTTATCAATATGTAGCTGAATTACTCGAGGATAGCCAATCCATTGTCGATGTTTATCGAAATGATGAAATCACAATTTCAAAAATTCTCCAAAAGAATTACGATAAAATAATCATTTCACCAGGACCAGGGCATCCAGCCGATCCTGAATATTTTGGGGTTTGTGCAGATGTGATAGCACATCTGTCTAAAGATATACCAACATTGGGCGTATGTTTAGGAATGCAAGGGATAGCTACAGTCTTTGGAGGAAGGGTAGTGCCAGCGAAAGTACCTATGCATGGAAAGACATCCAAAATTTGGCATGATGGAAAAGGAGTATTTTTAAATCTTCCACAAAATTTGACAACCATGAGGTATCATTCTTTGGTTGTAGAGAAAGAAAGCTTGCCTGATTGTTTGGAAATCACTTCTCTGAGCTTAGATACCGACGAGATCATGGGATTACGTCATAAAGAATATCCATTAGAGGGGGTTCAATTCCACCCTGAGTCTTTTGCCACAGAAGGTGGAATGCAAATGCTTGCTAATTTTTTATTTGAAAGATAA
- a CDS encoding N-acetylneuraminate synthase family protein, whose protein sequence is MKTEYFDFENQSLPYVIAEIGINHNGNEDLAIKMIEQAAKAGANAVKFQLYKTENFIEKKASLPLAFEGSLFDFFQRYEFPQEVWMKLKKVAHQNKVDFLCSVFDDESLRFYHEKLNSKMIKVASTDINNYLLLEKIKELNYQFILSTGATEEQEIEQVVERFGKPFAILECVSNYPSQTQDYLLSLLPYWEKKYECLVGVSDHTLDHKVSLISVLFGGRLIEIHFTIDKKLSGPDQKLSITPKELKKLKQEIKIYNQLKNEPIKLPKQSEENVRMFGRRSLFYNKNLQEGSILKKEDLIALRPGGGIPPSEYEHFINKTLKRNVKKGERLHYYDFF, encoded by the coding sequence ATGAAGACAGAATATTTTGATTTTGAAAATCAAAGTTTGCCTTATGTCATTGCCGAGATTGGTATAAACCACAATGGAAATGAAGATTTAGCCATTAAAATGATTGAGCAGGCGGCAAAAGCAGGAGCCAATGCGGTTAAGTTCCAATTATACAAAACAGAAAATTTTATAGAAAAAAAGGCTTCTTTGCCCTTAGCCTTCGAAGGTTCCTTATTTGATTTTTTTCAAAGATATGAATTTCCACAAGAAGTATGGATGAAACTAAAGAAGGTTGCTCATCAAAACAAAGTGGATTTTTTGTGTTCCGTTTTTGATGATGAGTCGTTGCGATTTTATCACGAAAAACTAAACTCTAAAATGATCAAAGTTGCATCAACGGATATCAATAATTATTTACTTTTAGAAAAGATAAAGGAATTGAACTATCAGTTTATATTATCCACAGGAGCTACAGAAGAACAGGAAATTGAGCAAGTGGTAGAACGATTTGGAAAACCTTTTGCGATATTAGAATGTGTTTCAAACTATCCAAGTCAAACCCAAGATTATTTGTTAAGTTTGCTTCCTTATTGGGAAAAGAAATATGAATGTTTAGTTGGAGTTTCTGACCACACCTTGGACCATAAAGTTTCTTTGATTTCTGTTTTATTTGGAGGAAGACTCATTGAGATTCATTTTACAATAGATAAAAAATTATCAGGACCCGATCAAAAATTATCAATTACTCCCAAAGAACTCAAGAAGTTAAAACAAGAAATAAAAATTTATAACCAATTAAAAAATGAACCCATTAAACTCCCAAAGCAATCCGAAGAAAATGTTCGGATGTTTGGACGCCGTTCTCTTTTTTATAATAAAAATTTACAAGAGGGTTCCATTCTAAAAAAAGAAGATCTGATTGCTCTCAGACCCGGAGGTGGAATTCCTCCCAGTGAATATGAGCATTTTATTAACAAAACCTTGAAAAGAAACGTAAAGAAAGGAGAGCGCTTGCATTACTATGACTTTTTTTAA
- a CDS encoding diguanylate cyclase: MTFFKSEYALVELDEELVKKILYHVDIPFVVFDQELKILYANERFYLILKFEPNEIIGTKIDINSRHIKDDFYFFLLNARFKSSQRDYTIQTPLNITPFELKNQIYYLGTIHNAYYDTLTGFPNVSIFKLNLEKAIANAKRKNHVLAVLFIDVNNFKFINDNFGHYIGDKLIQKIASILESSLRHGDFITRKGGDEFLMLLNELSSKEEAVLIVQDMLRILDSPVIVENQEISVSLSIGISFYPYDGEQAQELIQKADYVMYRVKEKKQNSFALFTNELEKEMQLRNQIEKEFLNDYYDNFKNFGVVYQPIFRYLSKNKFYLDSFEVFFRWNRRTQNEFDTKTALEVAKQKGFLFEIEKFVFLNVLETFKQIGKLTIPIHFNISDRMFYDANFISFIIEKITEYQISHEFFVLEISETTLYKNTSYSLNILSVLKEKGFVICVDDFMSSQTDVKLLFKTKPDFLKINIQSFLSLNDDFEFLLEIIDSVSMVLKPKIIVSKIETKEVLLRLLQSKRFQFFQGFYLGKILNSSQVFDYLKKRSRL, translated from the coding sequence ATGACTTTTTTTAAAAGCGAGTATGCCTTGGTTGAATTAGATGAAGAATTAGTTAAAAAAATCCTATATCATGTTGATATTCCTTTTGTAGTTTTCGATCAAGAATTGAAAATTCTCTATGCCAATGAAAGATTTTATCTTATATTGAAGTTTGAACCAAACGAAATCATTGGAACAAAGATTGATATCAATTCCCGTCATATCAAAGATGATTTCTACTTTTTTTTGTTGAATGCAAGGTTCAAAAGTTCCCAGCGAGATTATACGATTCAAACCCCATTAAACATCACTCCTTTTGAATTGAAAAATCAAATCTATTATTTAGGCACTATTCATAACGCTTACTATGATACATTAACGGGTTTTCCGAATGTTTCTATTTTTAAGCTGAACTTGGAGAAAGCCATTGCCAATGCAAAAAGAAAAAACCATGTCTTGGCAGTTCTTTTTATTGATGTGAATAATTTTAAATTTATTAACGATAACTTTGGACATTATATAGGTGATAAATTAATACAAAAAATTGCAAGTATCTTAGAGTCTTCTCTAAGACATGGAGACTTTATTACAAGAAAAGGTGGTGATGAATTTTTGATGCTATTAAATGAACTTTCAAGCAAAGAAGAAGCAGTTCTTATTGTTCAGGATATGCTAAGAATTCTTGATAGTCCTGTTATTGTTGAAAATCAAGAGATTTCGGTTTCATTAAGCATTGGGATTTCTTTTTATCCCTATGATGGCGAGCAAGCTCAGGAACTCATCCAAAAAGCTGATTATGTCATGTATAGAGTAAAAGAAAAAAAACAGAATTCTTTTGCACTCTTTACAAATGAATTAGAAAAAGAGATGCAATTAAGAAATCAGATTGAAAAAGAATTCTTAAATGATTATTATGATAATTTTAAGAACTTTGGGGTAGTATATCAACCCATATTTCGCTATCTTTCAAAGAATAAGTTTTATCTTGATTCTTTTGAAGTTTTTTTTCGTTGGAATCGCAGAACTCAAAATGAGTTCGATACAAAGACTGCATTGGAAGTAGCAAAACAAAAAGGTTTTTTGTTTGAAATTGAAAAATTTGTATTTTTAAATGTTTTAGAAACTTTCAAGCAAATTGGGAAGTTGACCATTCCCATTCATTTTAATATATCCGATAGAATGTTTTACGATGCAAATTTTATTAGTTTTATCATAGAAAAAATTACTGAATACCAAATATCTCATGAATTTTTTGTTTTAGAAATCAGCGAAACTACGTTGTATAAAAATACATCATACAGTTTAAATATACTTTCTGTTTTAAAAGAAAAAGGCTTTGTAATTTGTGTTGATGATTTTATGAGTTCACAAACGGATGTTAAACTCTTGTTCAAAACTAAGCCTGATTTTTTAAAAATCAATATTCAAAGTTTTTTGAGTTTGAATGATGATTTTGAGTTCTTACTCGAGATCATTGACTCAGTTTCTATGGTACTGAAACCTAAAATCATAGTCAGTAAAATTGAAACAAAAGAAGTTTTACTTCGATTACTCCAATCAAAAAGATTTCAGTTTTTTCAGGGTTTTTATTTGGGTAAAATCTTGAATTCATCTCAAGTTTTCGATTATTTGAAAAAAAGGAGTCGGTTATGA
- the hemL gene encoding glutamate-1-semialdehyde 2,1-aminomutase, with the protein MNITINIEKSQELYNEALRYLPAGVNSPVRAFRQVGGTPIFIKEAKGCYIIDVDDNEYLDFCNSWGAIISGHRHEKIIQAIKEQAQHALTLGIPNPLEVEIARKLVDRIQKKVPSLQKIRFVNSGTEAVMSAIRLARGYTKRNKIIKFEGCYHGHVDSLLVKAGSGLATFGQPSSAGIPTSFSEHTIVLPLDDEDAIRKTFEKYPDDIACVIIEPIPANHGLLLQRREYLEFLREITKEYQSVLIFDEVISGLRVNYEGAAGYYHIEPDLLTYGKILGGGLPVGAFGGRKEIFDLISPDGPVYQAGTLSGNPLAMAAGIAQLELLTEEFYQDLEEKGRYLEENLKKIFMEKSLPFRVVRIASIFWIYVGENPPRRADQVSSESMKIYAKFFHHCLQHNVYLAPSGYEVGFLNSAMTYADLDKFLEVVRKFYV; encoded by the coding sequence ATGAACATTACCATTAACATAGAAAAAAGTCAAGAGTTATATAATGAAGCTCTGAGGTATTTACCGGCAGGTGTAAATAGTCCTGTTCGAGCATTTCGACAAGTAGGAGGAACTCCTATCTTCATCAAAGAAGCAAAAGGATGTTATATTATAGACGTAGACGATAATGAATATTTAGATTTTTGTAATTCATGGGGTGCTATCATTAGTGGTCATAGACACGAAAAAATCATACAAGCCATCAAAGAACAAGCACAACATGCTTTGACCTTAGGGATTCCCAATCCATTAGAGGTCGAAATCGCAAGGAAACTCGTTGATCGAATCCAAAAAAAAGTCCCATCTTTGCAAAAAATTCGTTTTGTGAATTCTGGAACTGAAGCCGTCATGAGTGCGATTCGGTTGGCTCGAGGTTATACCAAAAGAAATAAAATCATCAAGTTTGAAGGTTGCTATCATGGGCATGTTGACTCACTTTTGGTTAAGGCTGGATCAGGACTTGCCACTTTTGGACAACCCAGTTCTGCAGGAATCCCAACGAGCTTTTCTGAACACACAATTGTTCTTCCTTTGGATGACGAAGATGCTATTCGTAAGACATTTGAAAAATATCCTGATGACATCGCATGTGTGATTATCGAACCCATACCCGCAAATCATGGGCTCCTTCTTCAACGAAGGGAATACTTAGAGTTTTTGAGGGAGATTACGAAAGAATACCAGTCAGTTTTGATATTTGATGAAGTTATTTCTGGCTTACGAGTTAATTATGAAGGAGCTGCGGGATATTATCACATTGAACCTGATCTTTTAACTTACGGAAAAATTTTAGGGGGTGGGTTGCCTGTGGGAGCTTTTGGTGGGCGAAAAGAAATCTTTGACCTTATCTCTCCGGATGGTCCTGTTTATCAAGCTGGGACTTTGAGTGGAAATCCTTTAGCCATGGCTGCAGGGATTGCTCAGTTAGAACTCTTAACAGAAGAATTCTATCAGGATTTGGAAGAAAAAGGTAGATATTTAGAAGAAAATTTAAAAAAGATTTTCATGGAGAAATCCCTGCCATTTCGTGTGGTTCGAATAGCTTCTATTTTTTGGATTTACGTTGGAGAGAACCCACCTCGTAGAGCTGATCAAGTATCCAGTGAGAGTATGAAAATCTATGCAAAATTCTTTCATCATTGCCTTC